The following coding sequences lie in one Flagellimonas eckloniae genomic window:
- a CDS encoding putative DNA modification/repair radical SAM protein translates to MNFDRIQEKLNILADAAKYDVSCASSGSNRTNTNKGLGDASKMGICHSYTEDGRCVSLLKILLTNHCIFDCAYCVTRKSNDVKRAAFKIQEVVDLTINFYRRNYIEGLFLSSGIFKNADYTMERLIAVAKKLREEENFNGYIHLKSIPDTSDELMYEAGLYADRLSVNIEVPTISGLKLLAPDKKHEDFTKPMLKVKNELLRFKNERKIIKSTPKYAPAGQSTQMIVGATGETDKDIMYSATYYYKKYHMKRVYYSGYVPVAEDSRLPSIGSQVPMLRENRLYQTDWLLRFYGFAVNEILDKEHPNLDIDVDPKLSWALRNMHHFPVDVNTADKRMLARIPGLGMRSVEKIVNARRFRKLNWDHLKKIGVALNRAKYFMVCDSRNWERRDLDAEKIKGMILQTSSGKFRSQYSNQLALFN, encoded by the coding sequence ATGAATTTTGACCGAATACAAGAAAAGCTGAATATTCTAGCCGATGCTGCCAAATATGATGTCTCCTGTGCAAGTAGTGGCAGCAATCGAACCAACACCAATAAAGGTCTGGGTGATGCTTCCAAAATGGGAATCTGTCATAGTTATACCGAGGATGGACGTTGTGTATCCCTTCTTAAGATTTTATTGACCAACCATTGCATTTTTGATTGTGCTTACTGCGTAACCCGTAAAAGCAATGATGTAAAACGAGCCGCTTTTAAGATTCAGGAAGTTGTGGATTTGACCATCAACTTTTACCGCAGAAATTATATTGAAGGCTTGTTTTTGAGCTCTGGTATTTTTAAAAATGCTGATTACACGATGGAACGCTTAATCGCAGTGGCCAAAAAATTACGTGAAGAGGAAAATTTTAATGGGTACATCCATCTAAAATCTATTCCCGACACCAGTGATGAATTAATGTATGAGGCTGGATTGTATGCAGACCGACTCTCTGTAAACATAGAAGTACCAACCATTTCTGGCCTTAAATTATTGGCTCCGGACAAAAAGCATGAGGATTTTACCAAACCCATGCTAAAGGTCAAAAACGAACTGCTACGCTTTAAAAATGAGCGTAAAATCATTAAAAGCACTCCAAAATATGCGCCAGCGGGACAAAGCACACAGATGATTGTGGGCGCCACTGGTGAAACGGACAAAGACATTATGTATTCCGCCACATACTATTATAAAAAGTATCATATGAAACGGGTGTATTATTCGGGCTACGTGCCCGTGGCAGAAGACAGCCGTTTACCGTCCATTGGTTCCCAAGTTCCCATGTTGCGGGAAAACAGATTGTACCAAACGGATTGGTTGTTGCGCTTTTATGGTTTTGCCGTGAATGAAATTTTGGACAAGGAACATCCTAATTTGGATATTGATGTAGATCCCAAACTTTCTTGGGCCTTGCGAAACATGCACCACTTTCCCGTGGATGTCAATACTGCCGATAAACGTATGCTGGCACGTATTCCAGGTCTGGGTATGCGCTCCGTGGAAAAAATAGTGAATGCAAGACGATTTAGAAAACTGAACTGGGATCATCTCAAGAAGATTGGAGTGGCCCTCAACCGTGCCAAATATTTTATGGTATGCGATTCCAGAAATTGGGAGCGTCGCGATTTGGATGCGGAAAAAATTAAAGGAATGATTCTACAGACTTCTTCCGGGAAGTTTAGGAGTCAGTATAGCAATCAATTAGCATTGTTTAATTAA
- a CDS encoding XRE family transcriptional regulator: protein MENELTLKRFIEIRRELGHTQSEFAKLLGISNTTADIERGRTKLSGKVVSELLRQFNINPLWLFAESEEKHLETSRTSVIPKVVTVDSSENDNMVLVNVKAAAGYPQNIADTSWYRQLPAFDLPIPEFRNATYRGFQVEGDSMLPNLKPSDWVLARAIEHIDHVSANKMYVVVLQDAVLVKKIEKKPNSNNITLVSLNETYPPYDIKPFQIQEIWEVSSKLTFNVDATTETGLLRQLQQSMEELKQQMGQVKN, encoded by the coding sequence ATGGAGAATGAATTAACCTTAAAGCGTTTTATTGAAATTAGACGGGAATTAGGCCATACCCAATCCGAGTTTGCCAAGTTATTGGGAATTTCAAATACTACAGCAGATATTGAGCGCGGGCGTACCAAATTATCTGGAAAAGTGGTGTCGGAGCTGTTACGACAATTTAATATAAATCCACTTTGGTTGTTTGCCGAAAGCGAAGAAAAGCATTTGGAGACTTCCCGTACCAGTGTAATTCCAAAGGTGGTTACCGTTGATAGTTCTGAAAATGATAATATGGTATTGGTAAACGTCAAGGCGGCGGCTGGATATCCCCAAAACATTGCTGATACAAGTTGGTATCGTCAATTGCCCGCTTTTGATTTGCCTATTCCTGAGTTTCGTAATGCTACATACCGTGGTTTTCAAGTAGAAGGAGACAGTATGTTGCCCAACTTAAAACCGAGTGATTGGGTCTTGGCACGGGCAATCGAACATATTGACCACGTAAGTGCCAATAAGATGTATGTGGTGGTGTTACAAGACGCGGTTTTGGTCAAAAAGATTGAAAAAAAACCAAACTCCAACAATATCACTTTGGTTTCTTTGAACGAAACGTATCCTCCATATGATATAAAGCCTTTTCAAATTCAGGAGATTTGGGAAGTGAGCAGTAAACTTACCTTTAATGTAGATGCTACAACTGAAACAGGACTATTGCGGCAATTACAACAATCCATGGAAGAGTTAAAGCAGCAAATGGGTCAAGTAAAAAACTAG
- a CDS encoding ATP-grasp domain-containing protein, which yields MTYDVVILTDRRYLNPSKQDVYEKNVLLEDELVSNALKEEGLQVARKSWDDPEFDWATTKYALFRATWDYFDRYDQFSTWFKKAATLTKFINSEKLLNWNIDKHYLRDLNENGVHIPRTLYIEPQTKTTLQKSFKKAKEIHGFVATDYVLKPCIAGGARHTYKFHESEIEKYEATFQELIAHEAMMLQEFQENIVRQGELSMMVFNGQFSHAVLKIAKPGDFRVQDDFGGSVQRHDASLEEINFALQTVKAAPELPIYARVDIFRDNDGDLALAELEIFEPELWFRLYPEAANILASSIKKQLFS from the coding sequence ATGACATACGATGTTGTAATCCTGACAGACAGAAGGTATTTAAACCCCAGTAAACAAGATGTCTATGAGAAAAATGTGCTCTTGGAAGATGAACTGGTATCCAATGCCCTGAAGGAAGAAGGGCTTCAAGTGGCCCGGAAATCCTGGGACGACCCTGAGTTTGATTGGGCTACTACCAAATATGCATTGTTTAGGGCCACTTGGGATTATTTTGACCGCTATGATCAATTTTCAACTTGGTTTAAGAAGGCAGCTACGTTGACCAAATTTATCAATTCCGAAAAGCTCCTAAACTGGAATATTGATAAGCACTACTTGAGAGATCTGAACGAAAATGGAGTGCACATCCCAAGAACGCTATATATTGAACCACAAACAAAGACCACTCTGCAAAAGTCCTTCAAAAAAGCCAAAGAGATCCATGGTTTTGTTGCAACCGACTATGTTTTAAAACCATGTATAGCAGGAGGAGCCAGGCATACCTATAAATTCCATGAATCTGAAATTGAAAAGTATGAAGCTACCTTTCAAGAATTGATTGCACATGAAGCTATGATGCTGCAGGAGTTTCAAGAGAATATTGTTCGCCAGGGTGAGTTGTCCATGATGGTTTTTAACGGACAGTTCAGTCATGCTGTTCTAAAAATTGCCAAACCTGGTGATTTCAGGGTACAGGATGATTTTGGTGGCAGTGTACAGAGACATGATGCCTCTTTGGAAGAAATCAATTTTGCCCTGCAAACTGTGAAAGCCGCTCCCGAGCTTCCCATTTATGCGAGGGTCGATATTTTTAGGGACAATGATGGGGATTTAGCCTTGGCCGAACTTGAGATTTTTGAACCTGAACTTTGGTTCAGATTGTATCCAGAAGCTGCCAATATTTTGGCATCCAGCATAAAAAAACAGCTTTTTTCATGA
- the ggt gene encoding gamma-glutamyltransferase produces MRKLILFVPLILFLNCKKQPAIPTGLVTEKAMVVSAREEASKIGVEIMKKGGNAFDAMVGVEFALAAAYPFAGSLGGGGFMVYRKNDGEVGALDYREKAPLSAHKDMYLDSLGNVIPGMSTVGATAVGVPGTVAGAMEVHRKLGSLPLKDILEPVIALAKKGVVVTEKQAARLERVKESFIEVNGDSTKYAANFKPGDTIKYPELALTLGKILKQGKDGFYKGEIAEKLAAFIQQNGGFVTVEDLAKYDAKWRVPIVFDYRDIRIISMSPPSSGGVTMNQIFKMMEPYPVSKYGHNSIETVQLFVEAARRAYADRNYFLGDPDFVDIPLDVLLDDDYIQGRMEGFSFEKATLSSDVSHGDIEITESDETTHYSIVDADGNAISTTITLNGAYGSKLYCDELGFFLNNEMDDFSAKPGVPNMFGLIGAEANSIAPEKRMLSSMTPTIVEKDGELYMVVGTPGGSTIITAVAQTILNVYEFNLSMQEAVNAPRFHHQWLPDMLMFEAEGFEEDLKSNLKEKGYEILEGRTRIIGKVDAIRVLEDGKLEGGADKRGDDTAVGF; encoded by the coding sequence ATGCGAAAACTGATACTTTTTGTCCCACTGATTTTATTTTTAAACTGTAAAAAACAACCTGCCATTCCCACCGGTCTCGTTACGGAAAAAGCCATGGTGGTATCAGCAAGGGAAGAAGCCTCCAAAATTGGGGTGGAAATTATGAAAAAAGGAGGGAATGCCTTTGATGCTATGGTTGGTGTGGAATTTGCCTTGGCTGCCGCTTATCCATTTGCAGGAAGTCTGGGTGGCGGAGGTTTCATGGTTTACCGAAAGAATGATGGAGAGGTTGGAGCCCTGGATTACCGCGAAAAGGCACCATTGTCTGCCCACAAGGATATGTATTTGGATTCCCTGGGTAATGTTATTCCTGGCATGAGCACCGTTGGAGCAACAGCGGTTGGAGTCCCTGGGACCGTTGCGGGAGCCATGGAGGTGCACAGAAAATTAGGTTCATTGCCATTGAAGGATATTTTGGAACCAGTTATTGCACTGGCAAAAAAAGGTGTAGTGGTCACGGAAAAACAGGCGGCACGACTGGAAAGGGTAAAAGAAAGTTTTATCGAAGTAAATGGCGATAGTACCAAATATGCTGCGAATTTTAAACCGGGAGATACCATTAAATATCCGGAGTTAGCCCTAACCTTGGGTAAAATTCTAAAACAGGGTAAGGATGGATTTTATAAAGGAGAGATAGCTGAAAAATTAGCGGCTTTTATTCAACAAAATGGCGGATTTGTTACTGTTGAGGATTTGGCCAAATATGATGCGAAATGGCGTGTGCCCATAGTCTTTGACTATAGGGACATACGGATAATTTCAATGAGTCCACCCAGTAGCGGTGGGGTTACCATGAACCAAATTTTTAAAATGATGGAGCCATATCCCGTTTCAAAATATGGACATAATTCCATTGAAACGGTTCAACTTTTTGTTGAAGCTGCTCGAAGAGCCTACGCAGACCGGAATTATTTTCTTGGTGACCCGGATTTTGTGGACATTCCTCTAGATGTCCTACTAGATGATGACTACATCCAAGGAAGAATGGAAGGCTTTTCTTTTGAAAAGGCAACATTATCATCAGATGTATCACATGGTGATATTGAGATTACAGAGAGTGACGAAACCACTCATTACTCCATTGTTGATGCAGATGGAAATGCCATTTCCACTACCATAACATTAAACGGCGCCTATGGGTCCAAATTGTACTGTGATGAGCTTGGATTTTTTCTGAACAATGAAATGGATGACTTTAGCGCGAAACCCGGTGTGCCTAATATGTTTGGATTAATTGGAGCCGAAGCCAATAGTATTGCTCCTGAAAAACGCATGCTAAGCAGTATGACTCCCACAATAGTTGAGAAAGATGGTGAACTTTATATGGTGGTAGGTACTCCAGGAGGTTCTACGATTATTACGGCAGTGGCACAAACCATTCTTAATGTGTATGAATTTAACTTAAGTATGCAAGAAGCGGTAAACGCACCCCGCTTTCACCATCAATGGCTGCCAGATATGCTTATGTTTGAGGCCGAAGGTTTTGAAGAAGATCTAAAATCAAACCTAAAGGAAAAAGGCTATGAAATTCTTGAAGGTAGAACCCGAATTATAGGTAAGGTAGATGCAATACGTGTCTTGGAAGATGGAAAATTGGAAGGTGGAGCAGATAAGCGTGGTGATGATACTGCTGTAGGGTTTTAA
- a CDS encoding ACP phosphodiesterase: MNFLAHIYLSFDDKEITLGNFFADHIRGNKFKHFPEKIQKGILLHREIDTFTDSHPIAKQSSKRLHKNYSHYSRVIVDIFYDHFLAKNWTTYSEVPLQVYVENFYDLLEDNYEILPLGTQRLMPYMIADNWLYSYANLDGISRVLNGMNRRTNNKSKMNFAILDLEEHYSAFEHEFTEFFKELIDFSQQKLTLLCEN; the protein is encoded by the coding sequence ATGAACTTTCTTGCCCATATCTATTTATCCTTTGATGACAAAGAAATAACCCTTGGAAATTTCTTTGCAGATCACATACGTGGGAATAAGTTCAAACATTTTCCTGAAAAAATCCAAAAAGGAATTTTACTACATCGGGAAATAGACACCTTCACTGACTCCCACCCTATTGCCAAACAAAGCAGTAAAAGGCTACATAAAAACTATAGTCATTACAGTAGGGTAATCGTTGACATTTTCTACGATCACTTTTTGGCAAAAAATTGGACAACGTATTCCGAAGTGCCTTTACAAGTTTATGTCGAAAACTTTTACGATTTACTTGAAGACAACTATGAAATCCTTCCTTTAGGTACTCAACGACTCATGCCATACATGATTGCAGATAATTGGCTGTATAGCTATGCTAATCTTGATGGGATTTCAAGGGTCCTAAATGGCATGAACAGGCGAACAAACAATAAGTCCAAAATGAATTTTGCCATTTTGGATTTAGAAGAACATTACTCAGCATTTGAGCATGAATTCACCGAATTTTTTAAAGAATTAATTGATTTTTCTCAACAAAAACTAACTCTATTATGCGAAAACTGA
- the glmM gene encoding phosphoglucosamine mutase: protein MTLIKSISGIRGTIGGATNDNLTPIDAVKFAAAYGTWLKDYSGKQELTVVIGRDARLSGEMIQNLVVSTLVGLGIDVVDLGLSTTPTVEIAVPLEKADGGIILTASHNPKQWNALKLLNERGEFLDAEQGAIILELAEKEDFDFAKVDDLGKITKNDSYIDVHIDEVLNLSLVDKETIKKAGFKVVVDGVNSTGGIAIPKLLEELGVEVVKLYCDPTGHFPHNPEPLKEHLGDICELVVKENADFGIVVDPDVDRLAFISNDGEMFGEEYTLVACADYVLGKTKGNTVSNLSSSRALRDVTEKHGGTYEAAAVGEVNVVTKMKANNAIIGGEGNGGIIYPESHYGRDSLVGTALFLMLMAEKGGTVAELRASYPSYFMSKKKIQLTPDLDVDGILVAMHEKYKGEDVSTIDGVKIDFPENWVHLRKSNTEPIIRIYTEAKSQAEANDLADKIIGEIKEIAGI from the coding sequence ATGACACTGATTAAATCAATTTCTGGAATTCGTGGAACCATAGGAGGGGCTACAAATGATAATCTTACACCTATAGATGCTGTGAAATTTGCCGCTGCATACGGTACTTGGCTAAAAGATTATTCAGGAAAACAAGAGTTAACGGTTGTCATTGGTCGCGATGCGCGCTTATCTGGTGAAATGATTCAGAATTTGGTGGTTTCTACCTTAGTAGGTCTTGGGATTGATGTAGTAGACTTGGGGTTATCCACAACACCAACGGTTGAAATTGCAGTTCCATTGGAGAAAGCTGATGGTGGAATAATTTTAACCGCCAGTCATAACCCCAAACAATGGAATGCGCTTAAATTATTGAATGAGCGTGGGGAGTTTCTGGATGCGGAACAAGGCGCTATTATTTTAGAGCTGGCCGAAAAAGAAGATTTTGATTTTGCCAAAGTGGATGATTTGGGGAAAATCACTAAAAATGATTCCTATATAGATGTTCATATCGATGAAGTTTTGAATCTTTCCCTAGTTGATAAAGAAACTATCAAAAAAGCTGGTTTTAAGGTAGTGGTTGACGGTGTTAATTCTACAGGTGGAATAGCTATTCCAAAACTGTTGGAGGAACTTGGGGTAGAAGTGGTAAAGTTGTATTGTGACCCTACGGGTCATTTTCCGCATAATCCTGAACCGCTCAAAGAGCATTTAGGAGATATTTGTGAATTGGTCGTGAAAGAGAATGCCGATTTTGGTATTGTTGTGGATCCAGATGTGGATCGTCTTGCATTTATTAGCAATGATGGGGAAATGTTTGGAGAAGAATATACTTTGGTGGCCTGTGCAGATTACGTACTGGGTAAAACCAAGGGAAACACAGTTTCTAATTTATCTTCCTCGAGGGCGCTTCGCGATGTTACGGAAAAACATGGAGGAACCTATGAAGCTGCCGCCGTTGGAGAAGTCAATGTTGTGACCAAAATGAAGGCCAACAATGCAATTATTGGAGGAGAAGGAAACGGTGGAATTATTTATCCGGAAAGTCATTACGGCAGGGATTCTTTGGTAGGTACTGCTTTGTTTTTAATGTTGATGGCAGAAAAAGGCGGAACTGTTGCAGAATTGCGAGCAAGTTACCCCAGTTATTTTATGAGTAAAAAGAAAATCCAATTGACCCCAGACTTGGATGTTGATGGAATTCTTGTTGCCATGCATGAAAAATACAAGGGCGAAGACGTTAGCACGATAGATGGGGTTAAAATAGATTTTCCAGAGAATTGGGTTCACCTCAGAAAATCGAACACTGAGCCAATAATTAGAATATATACGGAAGCTAAATCTCAAGCTGAGGCCAACGACTTGGCAGATAAAATTATTGGAGAAATCAAAGAAATCGCTGGTATCTAA
- a CDS encoding lysophospholipid acyltransferase family protein, whose amino-acid sequence MQLAVFILVYPLLWLISRLPFRVLYLLSDGVYQLLYHVVGYRKKVVRDNLELVFPEKSSSERLEIEKKFFKHLCDMFLEMIKTLGITDAQIQKRYYFTNIEEALDLEHQKKSIIVMMPHYASWEWVFSLNKHVTSEGYAIYQRVQNKYFDKLVRDIRSKYGTTLIPTFDSRKIISNLTKNGTLFTVGIVSDQSPMHFKAKHWTKFMGITVPVHVGGEELCKKHNLTPLYLKVKKVGRGYYQATFKPLVENVEKSVSYEITEAFLKETEKSILEAPEFYFWTHKRWKHRDKVPKEYLTANAITSQKDV is encoded by the coding sequence ATGCAATTAGCCGTTTTTATCCTCGTTTATCCGCTTCTCTGGTTAATTTCCAGGCTCCCATTTAGAGTACTTTATTTACTCTCTGATGGCGTATACCAATTGCTGTACCATGTTGTTGGTTACCGTAAAAAAGTAGTGCGCGACAATCTGGAATTGGTTTTCCCAGAAAAATCAAGTTCAGAACGCTTGGAAATAGAAAAGAAATTCTTCAAACATCTTTGTGATATGTTTTTGGAAATGATAAAGACGTTGGGCATAACGGATGCCCAGATTCAAAAGAGATACTACTTTACCAATATTGAAGAAGCCTTGGACTTGGAGCACCAAAAAAAAAGTATTATCGTAATGATGCCCCATTATGCTAGCTGGGAATGGGTTTTTTCCCTTAATAAGCATGTTACATCTGAAGGATATGCTATTTACCAACGTGTCCAAAATAAGTATTTTGATAAATTGGTACGGGATATTCGCAGCAAATATGGAACAACACTTATTCCAACCTTTGATTCCCGCAAAATAATTTCCAATCTAACCAAAAATGGCACTTTGTTTACTGTTGGGATTGTAAGCGATCAATCTCCCATGCATTTCAAAGCAAAACACTGGACCAAATTTATGGGCATTACAGTTCCTGTTCATGTGGGAGGGGAAGAACTGTGCAAAAAACACAATCTGACCCCACTGTACTTAAAGGTAAAAAAAGTAGGTAGAGGTTACTATCAAGCAACTTTTAAACCTTTAGTGGAAAATGTTGAAAAATCCGTCTCCTATGAAATTACTGAAGCTTTTTTAAAAGAAACTGAAAAATCAATTCTAGAAGCTCCTGAATTCTACTTTTGGACCCATAAACGCTGGAAGCACAGAGATAAAGTTCCAAAAGAGTATTTAACTGCCAATGCGATTACTTCGCAAAAAGATGTATGA
- a CDS encoding rhomboid family intramembrane serine protease, with product MYNLHAATIAIIAANIIVSLRGFSDTVFFDRYKFSIGSIKAGQKERTVTSGFLHVDISHLFFNMFTLYFFADVVINWFGATKFLIIYFISLIGGSLLALFFHKDEPYYSAVGASGAVTGILYAAILLNPNMQLGIMFIPIPLPAYVLGIAYLLYSIYGMKSRLGNIGHTAHFGGAIGGYVTTLVLRPELLVTDTLIVVLLALPILILFVLEKMGKI from the coding sequence ATGTACAATTTGCATGCGGCTACCATTGCAATTATCGCCGCCAATATTATAGTGTCTTTAAGAGGATTTAGCGATACCGTTTTTTTTGACAGATATAAGTTTAGCATTGGAAGTATTAAGGCAGGGCAAAAGGAAAGAACAGTCACCTCTGGGTTTTTACATGTGGATATTTCCCATCTGTTTTTTAACATGTTTACACTATATTTTTTTGCAGATGTAGTCATCAATTGGTTTGGTGCGACAAAGTTCTTGATTATTTATTTTATTAGTTTGATAGGGGGTAGCCTGTTGGCCCTTTTTTTTCATAAAGATGAACCGTACTATAGTGCTGTTGGTGCAAGTGGCGCAGTCACCGGAATTTTGTATGCAGCAATTTTACTCAACCCAAATATGCAATTAGGAATTATGTTCATTCCTATACCATTGCCGGCCTATGTTTTAGGAATAGCATATCTGCTCTATTCCATTTATGGTATGAAAAGCAGACTTGGAAATATTGGTCATACAGCGCATTTTGGAGGTGCAATAGGGGGGTATGTAACTACACTTGTACTTAGGCCGGAACTTTTGGTGACGGATACCTTAATAGTCGTTCTATTGGCGCTTCCCATATTGATTCTCTTTGTTCTAGAAAAAATGGGAAAAATATAG
- a CDS encoding TlpA disulfide reductase family protein has product MKRIFGIAIMILFIASCSSKPEGFNLNGTVTGELDNGTQVYLKTTDSLNQLIDIDTTTVENGIFSFNGTQAEPKLHYIFLESNRGNIPFILENGDIDLKFQKDSLGYAKLKGTPQNELFMGFLSESRKLSERARSMQEDMRTASQKQDTATVTAIREEYIEFQDEVKTFNVDFAKENPDALISVLILGNLMMSKGLPSDEVKALYEALTPEIKALQPAKQLKEQLDKIKSTDIGSIAPEFSAPTPNGDVLALNEVKGKLTLVDFWAAWCRPCRAENPNIVSVYNKYHDKGLNVIGVSLDTRAQDWTNAIEADGLAWNHISNLKRFQDPVAQLYNINAIPAAFLLDENGVIVAKDLRGPALEQKVAEYLN; this is encoded by the coding sequence ATGAAAAGAATATTTGGAATTGCCATAATGATACTGTTTATAGCTTCTTGTAGCTCAAAACCTGAAGGGTTTAACTTAAATGGCACGGTAACTGGGGAATTGGACAATGGCACCCAGGTTTATCTGAAGACTACTGACTCCCTTAATCAATTAATCGATATCGATACCACAACAGTGGAAAATGGAATTTTCAGCTTTAACGGAACGCAGGCAGAACCCAAACTTCATTATATATTCTTGGAGTCCAATAGAGGAAACATTCCTTTTATTTTGGAAAATGGGGATATCGATTTAAAATTTCAAAAAGATAGTCTTGGTTACGCAAAACTAAAGGGTACTCCCCAAAACGAGCTTTTTATGGGCTTTTTAAGTGAATCCAGAAAGCTATCCGAACGGGCAAGATCTATGCAGGAAGATATGCGAACAGCTTCACAAAAGCAAGATACGGCTACTGTTACTGCAATACGTGAAGAATATATTGAATTCCAAGATGAAGTAAAAACCTTTAATGTTGATTTTGCAAAAGAAAATCCAGATGCCTTGATATCTGTATTGATATTAGGAAATTTAATGATGAGCAAAGGGCTTCCCAGTGATGAGGTAAAAGCTTTGTATGAAGCACTTACCCCAGAAATAAAGGCCTTGCAACCAGCAAAACAGCTAAAAGAGCAACTGGACAAGATAAAAAGTACAGATATTGGCAGTATAGCGCCAGAATTTTCTGCGCCTACTCCTAATGGAGATGTATTGGCACTCAATGAGGTAAAAGGAAAATTAACCTTAGTTGATTTCTGGGCGGCTTGGTGCAGGCCATGTAGAGCAGAAAATCCCAATATTGTTTCGGTTTATAACAAATACCATGATAAAGGCTTAAATGTTATTGGTGTATCATTGGATACAAGAGCTCAAGACTGGACTAATGCAATAGAAGCAGATGGACTTGCTTGGAATCATATTTCCAATTTAAAACGCTTTCAAGATCCAGTAGCGCAATTATATAATATAAATGCCATTCCAGCCGCCTTTCTTTTGGATGAAAACGGAGTTATAGTGGCGAAAGATTTACGAGGGCCAGCTTTGGAACAAAAAGTAGCTGAATACCTTAACTAA